The DNA region tttttatGATTGAGATAATTCCTTCCTTTTAGTTATAATCGCCAGCTAATTGCTCTAAGAGATCTCCTGGGAATTCTACTTTCTTTATGGATACATTAACATACACTATTTTGATTTATAGTATGAGTATTGTCATTCAAATCCTATTGTAGCTTCCACTGGTCTCAGTAGTGATCACATGAAAAGAACTCTGCAGGAATTAGGAAGCTTAGTAAAGCTTATGtacgggaaaaaggaaaaaatcatTTCAAAGTTTAAATATAAGCATTTgctgaatttgaattttttatgaTGGAATTCCAAAATAAGTAGCCCTCATTGTTTGTGTAATCGTCGCTACCCTGTTTCTACTATCCACAGGGGTCTTCCCTTTGCTACAGAGGAGAACGAGGAAAAGGATATTCTAAAGGAAATAGATGGTAAAAACACAATTATAATCTTATTCATGCCTTTAGTACAATTCAAATCCTATGATGAGTTGAGTTTGATCATCTCCAAAATTCTGAATAGATGTAATTTACTATACTTTTCTAATTGTCTTCTCTATTCCTCTTAATTGTATTTTCCAACTGCAGGAGGTAAATAGCTCTCGCTCTCTCTGTCAAATAACAGTGTTACATTTTCCTATTAACTTTGGGCCATATGATTGTGCTGCGATTAAATTTAGAAGACTGGAGCAGATTATCAATTTCAATGTTAGTTCTCCTTTTTATCGAGTTCTTGCATGtaacttctccttcttctttttccatcTATTGCTATAATCTGGCATATAGCGTTTTTCACAGTCTTTTGGTTATTATTAGTTATACTTGACTCAATTTGGCTAAATGGAATTACCCGACATTGTTTGCGAAGGAAGACATTATCGAATGTTGTGCCATGCCTTAAATTTGATATTCTAGGATACTAAAGAGCAATTAGCTGCAATTGATGTGGCTTGAACTGTTTGATGGAATGGTCATATAATGTGATCCTTTGTGTTAGCTGAGTAGCTGATTAGCGTGTTTTGAGCATATTATTTCACATGTGCTACTTACATCTTATTTAGTGCCCTACAACGGGATTGCAGTAATTACAAGAGGACAGGGAGGAGCAGGGAAccgaaaagaaaagaaaacataaacagtgtatttattttgttttcatgCTTCAAATTAGACCTATGTGTTTTCTCATACTGAATATTACTATTATCAAATTCGTGCTGAACTTCCATATTATCCATTATGACATGCAAATTTAGTTTGTGTGATATGATAcctgccaaaattttcatagaaacAGGACTATTTGACAGCTTGATTTTTATAGGCGCTCATAGAGAAAAGTTTGATACTATATGCGGTGAAGTCTTGGTAGTTCTTTCGTTAGAAAAAGTTTTGTCAAACTCCTATAACAATGCTATGCAGGATAGCCAGATGATTGAAGTTCTCTGTTTAAGTTGTTGCTGGCATTTATTTATACAaaatgtaaaaatgaaaattgtgaGCGGCGTTGATTTTATGTTGCATATTAAATAATTCTGTTGGGTCGAATGAGGATAGGAGAATGTTTATGAACTTGTGGATTTACTGAACGTATCTCACCGTTATTGTGTTGTGATTAGGTAAGTAGATGTTTAATTTCTCAAAGGAAGAGTTAGTGCACTTAATCCGACGTCAAAGCGCTAGGTTCTCTAGAGGAAGCTTCAAAAACAGGGTAGTCATGCTGCACAAATGTGGATGATGGGAAGCTTCGATAGGGCAATTTCTCATAAAGAAGTGACTAACCACTTATCTCACCATAGCTTAggaatatcataatatcatcgACATAGCTGTTAAAAGCTttcttggtatattatgatgTCATTATACAGACCATTTTGAATTACTGTCGAGTCGTAAATGTAGAGTAGAAGTACAACAGTTGTGAGGGATTTGAAGACATATAAAGGAACTAGATCTCTTATTAAATAACCTCGGCATGGAGGACAACAAACTAGGCTTAAAGGTGGAGAATCTGTCCATGATTCAAGGCTTGCCACATGTTTGAACTCCACAGATCTTTAATCTAAAGTTAAGTGTACAAAATTAACAAGaatagagaaaacaaagattgaTTATTCACGACGTATCATTcaatatatttatttcttacAAGAATTGGTCTTTATgttattttattcatgaatattAGCTTAAGCATCATTTGTAATAAGACTGATTCAGAAAACTGAGAatataaaatttgtaatatGTCACACATGGTTTATATACATTTGTTTCTATTATCTCTCTCCGCTCTTTTTTTTACTATCCGTTGTCATACAGCGCGCATCAACGATAATTAAGATACATAAATAATATAACAGGTGACGAGACACCTGGCTTTTActtgaacaatttttttattttgtcttttaaaaaaagtttttgaaaaaaggaaaatatgtgTTCTTCTATCTTCTCCCCACTGCCTTTGACCATAGACTCCGGCGCCATCTCTTTTGGCGGCCAAGCTCAATTTCTTACTCATGGGGCATGCATAATTAACATCACAACTAATCTCAATCCTAAATAAAGTTTGATCAACCAAATCCTCTATATCCAGTATTTTGTTTTAGGTACTTATAACACTACACCCAGAATTTTAATTAGATTTAATAGATCATTCAAAAACACTACACCCAGAATTTGTTAATTAACTAGAGGTTCTTCTTCCCTTCTGCCGCCTTCAATTTCGTCATTCACTACCACCACCAGTGATTGTGTTCTTACTTTTCTTTCCATTTGCTTTGCCATATTATCCTCTAAACAGTAGCTAACAAATCCGCTTTATGCATTTGATTTGTTCAGGTTCACTGGGATGAACTGTCGTCAATTTTGCGTCCACGTAGAGTTTCACCACGGGAAATTGGAAGCAACACCTTCTGCTGCAAAGGGCCTTGGTTATGGTGAGAATGGTTCCTTCATCTTTCCTCCAAAACGAAAAAGGACTCTGGTGGCCGGATTTAGAGGTCGTAACGGTGGTGGTGTGGCCAAATTTGAAGGAGGAGATAAGGGTAGTAGTTAAATAgatctaaaaataaataaattaaaaagtgtACCGGGTAATTTTTCCGTCAAACCCAATCATTTTCCGGCCAGAAGTATTTTGAGTTTGTTGGATTTCCAATGAATTCACGCGCCGAATGGATGTGAGGAATACTTACTTTACCATGTGAGCATTTTGTGTTTAAATGACACATAAATTAGTAGtttaagtgtctaaatggaatagGAATCAGAAATTTCACTTGGCCATATCCGAAATTTTACTTTGGTGAGTGATTCAAATTCCACATTATATCCTCCCTATTTTCCCTTCCCCttccccctatgtaataaaaataattttttttaaaaaagtgtctaaatggaaaatGATATCGTTTAAGTGCCTAGAAGGAATTTTATGACAAGTTTAAGTGCCTCATATATGCGTTTCGCCTATATAAAATTAAGCAAGATAATTGTAAAAAAAAGCTAAAGGAATTTAAAGCAATAGCATGAGCCTTGGAGAAGCTTTTGAGCTAGATTCTCCAGGCAAGCGAACAATCAGATCTTTGCTTAGTTGAACAAAAGTAATTAGAAAGTAAGAGCAAGgtaattcttgtatatattttCAGATGCCTTATAATAGAATAAGTACCTGTATTTATACTAGAACTATGGGATGCATGATTCACATATCATGCCCTCTTCATTACAAATATTAAGGCCAAAGGTAATAAAAGGTAATAAAGGGATTTAATGCTATGACAATGAAGGGCAATAATGCACATTTAAGACCGGAGGAAGACTTGACGTTTCTTATAACGGTTGCACATTGAATGATATTTGACCGGTGAGTTGGCATGCTTCTCCGGACCCTTTGTAGTTTTTGTCTCCGGTAGCGTTTGCCAAGTTTCTTCTCAGGAGCGTTGTTATGCTTTCCCGGAGCCCCTGGCTTGTTGACTCAAATCTGACATGTTACTGTCGCCACGTGTCATCCTTTGATACGTCCACTTGGTGTTGATAGATTTTACCCTATACAAATAGTCCCCCACTTTCCGGTTACTCGCTCAGATGTGACCAGGAAGTGAAAGATTTTTCCCTTCTTACCGGAAAGTCATGTAATCATCCTCCCGCCTGCCTCGTTAAAAGCCTTGTCGGAAAAATCCAATTGCGACAAAAACTAGGTGAAGGAAAAATGAGTGCAAGACTTAGGGATTCAGATGACAACTCTGCCACTGTTTTTCTTTTGTCAACGGCCGGTTGGTGCTGAAAAAGTACCATCAGTATAGAAAGCTTGATCTCAGATTTTTAATGTTTATCTGAAAATTTTAATCGTTGAGTTTCGACTCTCGGGTTTTTAGTTTTCCCTAAAACTTttaaacttttgaatcttgacTCTTGGGTTTTTAGTTTTCcccaaaacttttaattttagAGTGTTGATTCTAGGGTTTTTAGTTATACCTGAAACTTTTAATTTTAGAGTGTTGACTCCAAGGTTTTTAGTTATACCCGAAACTTTTATAATCTCGTAGCCAACTTACTAAAATATAGAACTAGATACTCTTTTTTGGTTCTTCTCCACGCGTGGTCCAGAAATTCGCCTATTATTTTTTCAACTGATTTTTCGATATAGAAGGATCTCTTTATTTCTTCACCACGGGTTCTTGCATCATTTTCTTGAAAGATATTATATCACCGTGAGAGAGTTTAAAATAGGACAGACTAAAAAGCAAAACACTTTAATTGAGAAAGAGGGAgtactattataaataggaCCGTTGTTAGCTATTTTCGTATAGCAGAGAGTTTAGGAGATTGTAGAGATCATTAAGAGTGATCATTGAGTTTATGAATAACATATTTTCCTTCAGGTACTGGTGATATAGTTGAGACAGTTCGGAATGTGAGGAAAGTTATGGGAGATATTAGAATTCTCTCAAACATGGATGATGATGAGGTTTTCACTTTCTCAAAAAAGATTGGTGCACCTTATGATATTGTTGCACAGATGGGTAGGCTTCCGGTAGTTCATTTTCCATCTGGTGGAATCGTTACCCCTGCAGATGCGGCGCTTATGATGCAGCTGGGTTGTGATGGTGTGTTTATCGGGTTGGATATATCCAATTGCTCTGATCCTTACAAAAAAGTAGGGCAATTGTGCAGGCTGTTCGGAACTATAACGATCCCCATATTTTGGCTGCGGCGAGTAGTGGTTTGGAGGAAGCAATGGGAGGTCTAAATCTGAACGAAAACAGGGTCGAGCTATTTGTTAATGCAGAGACTTACTGATGATACCAAGCTGACAAGCTTAGTCTGTTTTTTGTGTGATGTTGATCATAGTATTATGTATTTTTGCAGTTGACTATTTGTGAACAACGTTTATCTTCTCTTGGTTTACTTTTTGCAATAAGATGATGATGGGTTAGCACTCCGTATGTTGTGGCACCAAAAGAAATTTGTATGTGTAACTTTTACTCTAAACTTTAATACTTAATAGAAGTGTGATGCTAATTGAGCATATCTACGAACAACTTCATATTTTGGAGAATGAATCACTATGCGGGCATAATCCTTCTAATATTCAATCTCTTCAAGGGAAAAGTAAGTTGCAAATTCATGCTTACGGCAGATAGCACATTGATGAACTGGTAACTGGTAACTGCTTGGTGGTAGACAAAACACAAGGCGTAAAAGAATTAAACAGTTGTCCAGATAATCTAGCAGAACTTTTTCCAATAATAGTATTGTATTAGCGTAGTGATTCATTTGTACAGCACCAGTACAGAGAACAAAATAGAGTGGCGGAACTTTTGTACTAATACTTGTGTAACAACCGGAGAAAGTTCTGTTTTATTATCTGGATAACATTTTAGCTCTTTCAGGCTTTGTGTTTGGCGACCAGTTCAGCCAAAAAATGTGCTATCCACCGTAAGCATGGATTTGCAGCCtacctttttcttgaagaaattgaatattGAGGGATTATACCCGCGTAGTGATTCATTCtccaaaacatgaaagttgttcTCAGGTGTGCTCAATTAACATCACGCTTCTATTTACTTAAGTATTTAAGTTAAGAGCTCAagttacatatacatgaaaTGTCTTTCGCTGTTACATTCTGGGGGCACGTTGATAAAATTGTTGTTTATAGCTTTGTTTAATGATGAATATAGAGACAACAGATGACAAAATTCAATACAGTCAATTCTTGCATTTGGATGTATTGGCTAATAATTGTTGTTATACTGAATATGTGATCAGTGTTAGCCCCTACtcagttttttctttttgctggTAATTATGCACATTAAAGAGTTCATTAGTCCTATTTATAGTAATGTATTAGTCTGGATTAGTCATTATTTGATAAATGATCACTTTTGAGTCAAATTCAATAGAACTTGATCAATCCTATTTTCTGTCCGGAAGTCATTCGATGTGAATGTTACATGAAGAACATAAGTCAAATGACGGAACGGGAGATATAGAAGATCATAACATGAATGATTCCGCATATGtggattcatatatatatatatatatatatattcaccttCCTATATGTCTTTTTAAAACCGTTCAAGTAATGTGCTCAGTACAAAGTTCGTGATGCAGAATTTGTCTGATTCATTGGTCAATGTCATTGTTACTGCGAAGGAACCTCAGGGCAGTTTCATAGACAGTGAATATACCCCCATTCACTAGAAATGCTCTGCCAACTGTAGTCCCCACACCTCGCCAGAGCACACCGTGTCCCTTTTCTCTCACACTTCGCCTGAAACAATCAACAATACCGCAATATTTTGCAGATTTAGACTGTGATTGAGCTTGGAGTCTTGTCTTAACAACATCTAAGGGATAACAGCTTATCCAGCTAACAGCTCCTGCAAGACCACCCGCTACGAGCATTGTTTGGAAGCTCTCTTGACCGTTCTTGCGAGAGCCAGGGAGAAGTTTCTCCTTAGTGTATTCGTATACCCAGAAATATAGACCGTGAGAGTGTGCATCTCTGAGGACAGTAACTGTTAGTGCACGATAGATTCCTATCCAACCTTCCCGTCTGAATATTCTTCTTGTGACATCGATTGGTCCATTGAGACTAGTTGTTCGATTGCTGCATTGCTTGGTTTTGCTTTGCAATTGAAGTTGGATTTTCACTAATTCTACAGGGCTGATAATTAGGCTCTGAATTGCTCCCGCTGTAGTGCCACCCAAAGCTACTCCTTTGTATGAGGGTGGGTCGCTTGCTGGGATATTTTTATCAAATGTTTGCGATAGCATTGCATAGATCTGAAATACCATGGCATTCTGCAACAGGAAGAAGAGCAATTTATTCATGCTGTGAGAACGAAGATTGAAACTCGGTTGATTCAGATTTTGCCAGATTTGAAATCAAATTTATTCTAGCATAAGGAGAGACATCAGGGAGCGCATGCTTCGGGTAGAAAATGTTGAGAGGTTCGTCAGCAAAAACTTAAAAGACTAATTCTTGGCACTATGGCTGTAAAGAAAATTCAGGACTAATGTGTGGACATATCAAAATCTCAAAACAAGTGGATATATATCTAGTAACTTAGCATAGGTTTCGTGCATGCCAAATTTGTTTGTCCTTTGCGTTAATGCACAAGAGCATACACCTTTGTATCTCCTACGTTACATAGTGTTGAGAAATGAGAATTGATTCAATTATTTGTTGCCCGTGTTTCGGACCAATGACCAAAGGGCGGCTAAGGGAGGAAGTGTGGATGCAGGTTAAAAATGACATTTGCATCGGCAATCACTTCAAAGGTTCAAAGCATACTCAATTACTTATCATCTTGATTGTATTTTACCCTTCTCTTCCTCTTCCCTCTAAATTAGTAATACTTGTGGAAATTAACATAACAGCAAATTGGTGCAAGGGTGACTAACGATTGTCACTTGCAAGGaagtatacatacatattagcACGTTGAAGACTGGACATAATTATGGCAATACTCAAATTTACCTCTTTTACTAGGATAAGCAACATTCATATGCGGCTCTTCTCGTGTTTCTCGTTCTTTGTTAGGGGACAATTTGTTGGATTGATGATTTCAACCTCATAAATCATCATGTTtgacataacaacaacatatcagTGGGGTCTGCGGAGGATAGAGtatatgcagaccttacccctactttgacaggtagagaggttgtttttgATAGACCCTCAAGTCAAGTAAAGCAAAAATTCGTGTAAACAGAGCATAAATTGACCTGAAAGGTGACAGAGGCTAGAGGAGCAGCCATGCCCCTGTAGAGAGACAAGGGACCTGAAAGGTGACCAGCTTAAATATCTATGATATAAAAAAAGGACCAGCTCCAGCACTGCACCTTTTGTTTGGTAGTTAAAGAAAGGAGGAAGTATGCACGGCCTTGAATCTTGAAGCTGTGCGGTATTgcaaactgatttttctttcttttattgcCCATACAAGCCATGCGtgctatgtcacgacccaaccccgtaggccgtgactagtgcccgatctgggcacccaaacacacctaccaaacgctatcacaaggtatatcaaacgcatccaagtatataacagaagccgacaaggctgtgttccAAATctatataatttccagaaaaatttcggcagagtttcctttgttttacggactatccaaaataaccctgcgcacagaaaataccaacaagtgCACACGCGGGAAAagaacacaacatatatacatatgcggaccgacgCCGCGCGAACGGGGACGCCCAAGCACAACATATCCAAACGCCACCGTacaaaagtaggcacaacccacaaaatatgtccacgtacctctaaatgtATACGAGACGAATCCTATGACGgagacggggccccgccgtacccatgaacaaatatatacaaatgcacgaacaatatatataccaaaaatataagctcctaCGATATGAGCACTCCAAGTAAAGAAGAGAGTGACCTAGCGGTGGATCACcacgtgcgtccgtaccgcgggcacgaaacgcagccccccgaagaaagcggggtcggcaCGGGAAtacgtaccgagcatgtaagcgAGTAAAACACAATAGAGGCGGGGATAatcgtactttaaataaggagtaggagCCATGGATAATAACCTt from Lycium ferocissimum isolate CSIRO_LF1 unplaced genomic scaffold, AGI_CSIRO_Lferr_CH_V1 ctg8925, whole genome shotgun sequence includes:
- the LOC132045990 gene encoding mitochondrial arginine transporter BAC2-like; the encoded protein is MACPLSLYRGMAAPLASVTFQNAMVFQIYAMLSQTFDKNIPASDPPSYKGVALGGTTAGAIQSLIISPVELVKIQLQLQSKTKQCSNRTTSLNGPIDVTRRIFRREGWIGIYRALTVTVLRDAHSHGLYFWVYEYTKEKLLPGSRKNGQESFQTMLVAGGLAGAVSWISCYPLDVVKTRLQAQSQSKSAKYCGIVDCFRRSVREKGHGVLWRGVGTTVGRAFLVNGGIFTVYETALRFLRSNNDIDQ